A window of Patescibacteria group bacterium contains these coding sequences:
- a CDS encoding HAD family phosphatase, whose amino-acid sequence MITAIIFDMNGVIINDEAIHELAFKEVCKKYNIILTSQGYKDLCMGKTDEQGFIEIIKKYKLDNVKISNLVEQKSTKYLELIPKNIKSYPGVIDLIKKLHKKFILALASSSSRQEIEMVLNYFKIKKLFKIIISADDISKSKPDPEPYLLTTKKINQKPENCLVIEDSKSGIMSAKRAGMKCIAITTTHNEKELVGADVIINKFSEITEKMIQNV is encoded by the coding sequence ATGATCACTGCAATAATTTTTGACATGAATGGGGTAATAATAAATGATGAAGCCATTCATGAATTAGCTTTTAAAGAAGTTTGTAAAAAATACAATATTATTTTAACGTCTCAAGGCTACAAGGATTTATGCATGGGCAAAACTGATGAGCAAGGTTTTATTGAAATAATTAAAAAATACAAATTAGATAATGTTAAAATAAGTAATTTAGTTGAACAAAAATCAACAAAATATTTAGAATTAATTCCAAAAAATATCAAAAGTTATCCAGGAGTTATTGATCTAATAAAAAAACTTCATAAAAAATTTATTTTAGCTTTAGCATCTAGTTCTAGTCGCCAAGAAATTGAAATGGTTTTGAATTATTTTAAAATTAAAAAATTATTTAAAATAATTATTAGCGCTGATGATATTTCAAAAAGCAAGCCAGACCCAGAACCTTATCTTTTAACTACCAAAAAAATTAACCAAAAACCAGAAAATTGTTTAGTTATTGAAGATTCAAAAAGTGGAATAATGTCAGCAAAAAGAGCTGGTATGAAATGTATTGCCATAACAACAACACATAATGAAAAAGAATTAGTCGGTGCTGATGTTATCATAAATAAATTTTCAGAAATTACCGAAAAAATGATTCAAAATGTTTAA
- a CDS encoding M20/M25/M40 family metallo-hydrolase, with the protein MIEVDERDPMFGMWSPVVNRFLDCVRINTQSCESETSPSSEGQWTLARLVKSELEAMGLKPHLSDTCILDCLIPATPGFNAAVVVTLSAHFDTAPDASGDVKPLIHRFDGKPIELPLADPETGKKVVLFDDGKNREHRFGQRIITSSGDSLLGADCKAGLAGIMEAVARLLSDEEEHPHGPIELLFFPDEEQGIFNANMLPDRHRDVLLTVDGGKPPIVDVGCFIGNKVTATFESKGIKVSKDRVNTKMSLVFTGRSAHPGLDGGNLADAKYAASHFVRKVLDTKKLGFYIQIKSLSTVKSEVDIFFDKACISVNLLKSFTREADALNVGLEYIISEYSGEKEFQVWPALLAACYYVSAVHHNTVPPWRSKDKQSFCWVDSVKMENPEKVVVNSIPRTFDEEEAEQLVALLCKLADDLKTNDHFSGLLEVLTNKKKYYRNIKYAIQAHPWVLEPLREAMAMFDMIMKEFDARGGTDVGIANMDLPDLPGPNMWNGAQNIHGTSEYIWMDHLELLPVILVEAMERYAMIKRSHL; encoded by the coding sequence ATGATCGAAGTTGACGAAAGAGATCCGATGTTTGGAATGTGGTCACCGGTTGTAAATCGTTTTTTGGACTGTGTTCGAATTAATACTCAATCTTGCGAATCAGAAACTTCACCATCAAGCGAAGGACAATGGACATTGGCAAGACTCGTCAAATCTGAATTGGAAGCAATGGGTCTGAAGCCGCATTTGAGTGATACTTGTATTTTGGATTGTTTGATTCCAGCAACACCTGGTTTTAATGCTGCTGTTGTTGTAACTTTGTCAGCACACTTTGATACTGCTCCAGATGCTTCTGGAGATGTCAAGCCGTTGATTCATCGATTTGATGGCAAGCCAATTGAGCTCCCACTCGCAGATCCAGAGACAGGCAAAAAGGTTGTATTGTTTGACGATGGCAAGAATCGAGAGCATCGTTTTGGTCAGCGAATCATCACAAGTAGTGGAGACTCTTTGCTTGGTGCTGACTGTAAAGCTGGATTGGCTGGAATTATGGAAGCAGTTGCCAGATTGTTGAGCGATGAAGAAGAGCATCCGCATGGACCAATTGAGCTTCTTTTCTTTCCTGATGAAGAGCAAGGCATATTCAATGCGAACATGTTGCCCGATCGCCACCGCGATGTTTTGTTGACAGTTGATGGCGGAAAACCACCGATCGTTGATGTTGGTTGTTTCATCGGCAATAAGGTAACAGCAACTTTTGAAAGCAAAGGCATTAAAGTTAGCAAAGACAGAGTTAATACAAAGATGTCTTTGGTCTTTACTGGAAGAAGCGCTCATCCTGGACTAGATGGCGGTAATCTGGCTGATGCCAAGTATGCAGCGTCGCATTTTGTCAGAAAAGTATTGGACACAAAAAAGCTTGGTTTCTATATTCAGATCAAGAGTTTGTCAACTGTGAAATCTGAAGTTGATATTTTCTTTGACAAAGCATGCATTAGTGTTAATTTGTTGAAGAGCTTTACGCGAGAAGCTGATGCTTTGAATGTTGGTCTTGAATATATTATTTCGGAATATTCTGGCGAGAAAGAATTTCAAGTCTGGCCTGCTTTGCTTGCTGCGTGTTATTACGTGTCGGCAGTTCACCATAATACAGTACCGCCATGGAGGAGCAAGGATAAGCAGTCATTTTGCTGGGTTGATAGCGTGAAGATGGAAAATCCGGAAAAGGTTGTGGTGAATTCTATTCCAAGGACATTTGATGAAGAGGAAGCTGAACAGCTAGTAGCACTGCTCTGTAAACTGGCAGATGATCTGAAAACAAATGATCATTTTTCTGGACTTTTGGAAGTTTTGACTAACAAGAAAAAGTATTACCGAAATATCAAGTATGCAATTCAGGCTCATCCTTGGGTACTGGAGCCATTGCGTGAAGCGATGGCAATGTTTGATATGATCATGAAAGAATTTGATGCTCGAGGTGGTACAGATGTTGGCATAGCGAATATGGATTTGCCAGATTTGCCTGGACCAAACATGTGGAATGGAGCACAGAATATTCATGGAACTTCTGAATACATTTGGATGGATCATCTGGAGTTGTTGCCTGTTATCTTGGTTGAAGCAATGGAGAGATACGCCATGATCAAGCGATCGCACCTATAG
- a CDS encoding DNA recombination protein RmuC, protein MLTFLIILTSILTLICSGLAYYLIKINKKLAEPESNENDKILHERIDNLNQYVSQNLNQTNKSISENLNQVTKTMLAQISSQTSQLNARLNDQTGQLNERLKENSELIQKSQGNVGSRLDNAAKVVSSVQSKLAQMEESNKKIFEVGKDIRGLQEILKAPKLRGSLGELFLGDLLSQTFSKNHYQEQYMFKSGEKVDAVIKLKDNMLVPIDAKFPLENFHKMINLAKNDQERKQYKKMFKDDVKKHITAISKKYILPDEGTIDYALMYIPAENVYYETIIRDEDENNLVNFAYTKKVFPVSPNSLYIYVQAILLGLKGMQIEEGAKEILHNLKRLQGDFSRFGEEFKVLGSHLNNATKKYNESDKRLGKFNDKLAEINYDVTNKPEKLVETKALPIKPEVAVPVSTQESINLYN, encoded by the coding sequence ATGTTAACATTTTTAATCATTCTTACTTCCATCCTAACCTTAATTTGCTCAGGCCTTGCTTATTATCTTATTAAGATTAATAAAAAGCTAGCGGAGCCAGAAAGCAATGAAAATGACAAAATCTTGCATGAGCGAATTGATAATTTAAATCAATATGTTTCTCAAAATTTAAATCAAACTAACAAATCAATTTCCGAAAATTTAAATCAAGTCACAAAAACAATGCTTGCTCAAATTAGTTCTCAAACTAGTCAGCTAAATGCCAGGTTAAATGATCAGACAGGTCAGCTTAATGAAAGATTAAAAGAAAATAGCGAGCTAATCCAAAAATCTCAAGGCAATGTTGGCTCGCGTCTTGATAATGCTGCCAAAGTTGTAAGTTCTGTTCAATCAAAATTAGCCCAAATGGAAGAATCCAACAAAAAGATTTTTGAAGTTGGCAAAGATATTAGGGGATTGCAAGAAATTTTGAAAGCTCCAAAATTAAGAGGCTCTTTGGGAGAATTATTTTTGGGCGATTTATTATCTCAGACTTTTTCTAAAAATCATTATCAAGAACAATACATGTTTAAATCTGGTGAAAAAGTTGATGCTGTTATCAAATTAAAAGATAATATGCTTGTTCCAATTGATGCTAAATTTCCTTTAGAAAATTTTCACAAAATGATTAATTTAGCCAAGAATGATCAAGAGAGAAAACAATATAAAAAAATGTTTAAAGATGATGTCAAAAAACATATTACTGCAATTTCCAAAAAATATATTTTACCTGATGAAGGCACAATTGATTATGCTTTGATGTATATTCCAGCAGAAAATGTTTATTATGAAACAATAATCAGAGACGAAGATGAAAATAATTTAGTTAATTTTGCTTATACGAAAAAAGTTTTTCCAGTCTCACCAAATTCATTATATATTTATGTCCAAGCAATTTTGCTTGGCTTAAAAGGCATGCAAATTGAAGAAGGAGCTAAAGAAATTTTGCATAATTTAAAAAGACTGCAAGGCGATTTTTCAAGATTTGGCGAGGAATTCAAAGTCTTAGGCAGTCACTTAAATAATGCAACAAAAAAATATAATGAAAGTGATAAAAGATTAGGCAAGTTTAATGATAAATTAGCTGAGATAAATTATGATGTTACAAACAAACCAGAAAAATTAGTTGAAACAAAAGCTTTGCCAATCAAACCAGAAGTTGCAGTACCTGTCAGTACACAAGAAAGTATAAATTTATATAATTAA